One Vitis vinifera cultivar Pinot Noir 40024 chromosome 8, ASM3070453v1 genomic window carries:
- the LOC100854783 gene encoding uncharacterized protein LOC100854783: MGFPADPQAEPRRHCRESFSLKHWTQLSLHQHSPELPEPREVPPTPSTSVPSEPVPEAASSDAPPAVPPTAEPPITIPGSEYRALLASFQTLTTTQTTIMERMDHFQTQQDQQTLILRSVVADHLASLPIIESRPIDDDFPDEQFVAMTRLSGWRMYFDGAANHSGYGIGVLLVSPQGDHISRSVRLTFPDYYPTTNNIVEYEACILGLETALELGITQMDVLGDSDLVLRQVRGDWKTRDAKLKPYHAYLELLIEKFEELKYIHLPRAHNQFVDALATLASTVDIPTNVVVRPLLIETRSTPAYYHLIDEIEVQDDLPWFHDIRQFLRFGTYPEAATAKDRRALRQLATRFVICGETLYRRSVDGILLLCLDRASADRVMRQVHAGVCGPHMGRHMLTCKIMRAGYFWLTMETDCCQFVQRCSECQMHGDLIHVAPSELHALTSPWPFSVWGIDIIGKISPKSSNGHEFILVAIDYFTKWVEAASYAKLTSTRVASFIRSHIICRYGVPHELISDRGAHFRAEVETLLQKYGIQHHRSSAYRPQTNGAVEATNKNIKRILRKMVNTSRDWSEKLPFALWAYRTSFRTPTEATPYSLVYGMEAVLPIETEMGSLRVTLEQQISETDWLRLPRLIDFVGRHIVPFIKSEWLTAYSLSLQLRLRGISQMLQNLA; this comes from the exons atgggttttcctgcAGACCCTCAGGCTGAGCCTCGTcgccattgtcgagagagcttctctcttAAACACTGGACTCAGCTATCGCTCCATCAGCATTCCCcagaacttcccgagccaagggaagtccctccTACTCCATCCACTTCAGTTCCCTCGGAGCCTGTACCAGAGGCAGCATCATCTGATGCTCCACCTGCTGTTCCTCCTACCGCAGAGCCGCCCATCACTATCCCTGGTTCAGAGTACCGTGCCTTGCTTGCTTCTTTTCAGActctgaccactactcagacgACCATTATGGAGCGTATGGACCACTTCCAGACTCAGCAGGaccagcagactctcattctcc GAAGCGTTGTTGCGGATCATTTAGCGTCCTTACCAATAATCGAGAGTAGGccaattgatgatgattttccagatgagCAGTTTGTTGCTATGACTAGATTATCAGGATGGCGCATGTACTTCGATGGAGCAGCTAATCATTCagggtatgggataggtgttTTGTTGGTATCTCCCCAGGGTGATCACATCTCGAGATCTGTTCGTTTAACATTTCCTGATTACTATCCCACCACAAataatattgttgagtatgaggcatgTATCCTCGGTTTAGAGACTGCATTAGAGCTTGGCATCACACAGATGGATGTACTTGGTGATTCCGATCTAGTGCTCAGACAGGTTCGGGGTGACTGGAAGACCAGAGACGCGAAGTTGAAGCCATACCATGCCTACTTGGAGTTATTGATTGAGAAATTTGAAGAGTTGAAATACATTCATCTCCCTAGAGCACATAATCAGTTTGTTGATGCTTTGGCTACCTTAGCTTCTACAGTTGATATTCCAACTAATGTGGTAGTTCGTCCTTTACTGATTGAGACTAGATCTACGCCTGCATATTATCATTTGATTGATGAGATAGAGGTCCAAGATGACCTACCATGGTTTCATGACATTCGTCAGTTTCTTAGATTTGGCACATACCCTGAAGCTGCGACAGCTAAGGATCGGAGAGCGTTGAGGCAGTTagccactagatttgtgataTGTGGGGAGACCTTATACAGACGATCAGTTGATGGAATATTACTATTATGTTTGGATCGAGCctctgcagatcgagtgatgagacaGGTTCATGCAGGAGTTTGTGGTCCGCATATGGGAAGACACATGTTGACCTGTAAGATCATGAGGGCTGGctatttctggttgaccatggagacagattgttgccagtttgtCCAGAGATGCTCAGAGTGTCAGATGCATGGGGATCTTATTCATGTAGCACCCTCAGAGTTGCATGCTTTGACATCACCATGGCCATtctcagtatggggtattgatatcattGGAAAGATCTCGCCGAAATCTTCCAATGGCCATGAGTTCATCTTAGTAGCCATTGATTATTttaccaagtgggtggaagctgcaTCATATGCGAAGTTGACATCTACTagagttgctagtttcatcaggTCACACATCATTTGTCGCTACGGAGTTCCACACgagttgatttcagataggGGTGCACACTTTAGAGCTGAAGTCGAAACTTTGTTACAGAAGTATGGCATCCAACACCACAGATCGTCTGCATACAGGCCACAAACTAATGGAGCTGTAGAGGCTACAAATAAGAACATTAAGAGAATTCTGAGAAAGATGGTCAACacttctcgagattggtcagagaagcttccTTTTGCCTTGTGGGCATATCGTACTTCTTTTCGTACTCCTACAGAAGCTACACCTTACTCCTTAGTTTATGGTATGGAGGCTGTTTTGCCAATCGAGACAGAGATGGGTTCTTTAAGAGTGACTCTTGAGCAGCAGATTTCAGAGACAGA